One Mycobacterium marseillense DNA window includes the following coding sequences:
- the secF gene encoding protein translocase subunit SecF, whose protein sequence is MASKDATEITETSEGTTELTDSAAGAPHHSFLSRLYTGTGAFEVVGRRRLWFGISGAIVAAALLSIVLRGFSFGIDFNGGTTVSMPADGAHGMVQTSQVQDVFRKTLGNDAESVVVVGNGAAATVQIRSETLSNDQTAKLRNALFDAFGPKGPDGKPSKQAISDSAVSETWGDQITMKALFALVVFLALVGVYITVRYERYMTLAAIAAMFFDLAVTAGVYSLVGFEVTPATVIGLLTILGFSLYDTVIVFDKVEENTHGFQHKPKRTFAEEANLAINQTFMRSINTSLIGVLPVLALMVVAVWLLGVGTLKDLALVQLIGIIVGTYSSIFFATPLLVSMRERTELVRTHTRRVLRRRAGGARAGAENALGANDADDTADEAAGDTEATAGEASKPSGPSKPAPNKPAPGARPVRPTGTRRPTGKRNVGRR, encoded by the coding sequence ATGGCCTCCAAAGACGCGACCGAGATCACCGAAACCTCGGAAGGCACAACCGAATTGACCGACAGCGCCGCCGGGGCGCCGCACCATAGCTTCCTGTCGCGCCTCTACACCGGCACCGGTGCGTTCGAGGTTGTCGGACGGCGGCGGCTGTGGTTCGGCATCAGCGGCGCGATTGTGGCGGCCGCGCTGTTGAGCATTGTGTTGCGCGGCTTCAGCTTCGGCATCGACTTCAACGGCGGCACGACGGTGTCGATGCCGGCCGACGGGGCGCACGGCATGGTGCAGACCTCCCAAGTCCAAGACGTGTTCCGCAAGACCCTGGGCAACGATGCGGAATCGGTGGTCGTCGTCGGCAACGGCGCGGCGGCGACCGTGCAGATTCGTTCCGAGACGCTGTCCAACGACCAGACGGCCAAGTTGCGCAACGCGTTGTTCGACGCGTTCGGACCCAAGGGCCCCGACGGCAAACCCAGCAAGCAGGCCATCAGCGACTCGGCGGTCTCCGAGACCTGGGGTGACCAGATCACCATGAAGGCGCTGTTCGCCCTGGTGGTGTTTTTGGCGCTGGTCGGCGTGTACATCACGGTCCGCTACGAGCGGTACATGACCTTGGCCGCGATCGCGGCGATGTTCTTCGACCTGGCCGTGACCGCCGGCGTGTACTCGCTGGTCGGATTCGAGGTCACCCCGGCCACGGTCATCGGCCTGCTGACGATCCTCGGTTTCTCCCTCTACGACACCGTCATCGTGTTCGACAAGGTCGAGGAGAACACCCACGGCTTCCAGCACAAGCCCAAGCGCACCTTCGCCGAAGAGGCCAACCTGGCGATCAACCAGACGTTCATGCGGTCGATCAACACCAGCCTCATCGGCGTGCTGCCGGTGCTGGCGCTGATGGTCGTGGCGGTGTGGCTGCTGGGTGTGGGCACCCTGAAGGACCTGGCGCTGGTGCAGCTGATCGGCATCATCGTCGGCACCTACTCCTCGATCTTCTTCGCCACCCCGCTGCTGGTCAGCATGCGGGAACGCACCGAGCTGGTGCGCACCCACACCCGCCGCGTCCTGCGGCGGCGCGCCGGGGGTGCCCGCGCGGGCGCCGAGAACGCCCTGGGCGCCAACGACGCTGACGACACTGCCGACGAGGCCGCCGGGGACACCGAAGCGACCGCCGGCGAGGCGTCGAAGCCGTCAGGGCCGTCCAAGCCCGCGCCGAACAAGCCTGCGCCGGGGGCACGTCCCGTGCGGCCGACCGGGACCCGTCGTCCCACCGGCAAGCGGAACGTCGGCCGGCGGTAG
- the yajC gene encoding preprotein translocase subunit YajC translates to MESLILFLPFLLIMGGFMYFASRRQKRAMQATIDLHESLTPGDRVHTTSGLQATVVAITDDTVDLEISPGVVTTWMKLAIRDRILPDDDEDLVDEDAAADEGSIAKDS, encoded by the coding sequence ATGGAGAGTTTGATCCTGTTCCTGCCGTTCCTGCTCATCATGGGCGGGTTCATGTACTTCGCGTCGCGGCGCCAGAAGCGCGCGATGCAGGCCACCATCGACCTGCACGAGTCCTTGACCCCGGGCGACCGGGTGCACACCACGTCGGGCCTGCAGGCGACCGTCGTCGCGATCACCGACGACACCGTCGACCTCGAGATCTCGCCCGGCGTGGTGACCACCTGGATGAAGCTGGCGATCCGCGACCGGATCCTGCCCGACGACGACGAGGATCTGGTCGACGAGGACGCCGCCGCCGACGAGGGCTCGATCGCCAAGGATTCCTGA
- the car gene encoding carboxylic acid reductase, translating into MSTAIHDEQLDRRIEELIANDPQFAAARPDPAITAATEAPGLRLPQIIRTVLDGYADRPALAQRAVEFVTDAKTGRTTAELLPRFETITYGELGNRVSALGRGWAGDAVRPGDRVCVLGFNSVDYATIDIALGTIGAVSVPLQTSAAISSLQPIVAETEPSLIASSVNQLPDAVELILAGDHVPGKLVVFDYQPEVDDQREAVESAAGRLADAGVVVEALADVLRRGKDLPAVELPASDEDSLALLIYTSGSTGAPKGAMYPQSNVGKMWRRGSKNWFGESAASITLNFMPMSHVMGRGILYGTLGNGGTAYFAARSDLSTLLEDLELVRPTEMNFVPRIWETLFGEFQRQVERRLAEGGDREAVEAAVLEEQRQYLLGGRFIFAMTGSAPTSPELKTWAESLLQMHLLDGYGSTEAGMVLFDGEIQRPPVIDYKLVDVPDLGYFSTDRPHPRGELLLRTENMFPGYYKRAETTANVFDDDGYYRTGDVFAEIAPDRLVYVDRRNNVLKLAQGEFVTLAKLEAVFGNSPLIRQIYVYGNSAQPYLLAVVVPTEEALADNAVEALKPKIADSLQKVAKETGLQSYEVPRDFIIETTPFTLENGLLTGIRKLAWPKLKAHYGDRLEQIYADLAAGQANELAELRRSGAAAPVLQTVGRAAAAMLGASAGDLSGDAHFTDLGGDSLSALTFGNLLREIFDVDVPVGVIVSPANDLAAIAAYIEAERQGSKRPTFAAVHGRGATTVHASDLTLDKFLDEATLAAAPTLPKPATEVRTVLLTGATGFLGRYLALDWLERMDMVDGKVIALVRAKSDEEARARLDKTFDSGDPKLLAHYQQLAADHLEVIAGDKGEANLGLDQQTWQRLADTVDVIVDPAALVNHVLPYSELFGPNALGTAELIRIALTSKQKPYTYVSTIGVGDQIQPGEFVENADIRQISATRAINDNYANGYGNSKWAGEVLLREAHDLCGLPVSVFRCDMILADTTYAGQLNLPDMFTRLMLSLVATGIAPGSFYELDADGNRQRAHYDGLPVEFIAAAISTLGTQITDSDTGFQTYHVMNPYDDGIGLDEYIDWLVEAGYSIERIADYSEWLRRFQTSLRALPDRQRQYSLLPLLHNYQTPEKPINGSMAPTEVFRAAVQEAKIGPDKDIPHVSAPVIVKYITNLELLGLL; encoded by the coding sequence ATGTCGACTGCCATTCATGACGAACAACTCGACCGTCGCATCGAGGAACTCATCGCCAACGACCCCCAGTTCGCCGCCGCCCGGCCGGACCCGGCCATCACCGCCGCCACCGAAGCGCCCGGGCTGCGGCTGCCGCAGATCATCCGGACCGTGCTGGACGGCTACGCCGACCGCCCGGCACTGGCGCAGCGCGCGGTGGAGTTCGTCACCGACGCCAAGACCGGACGGACGACCGCCGAGCTGCTCCCCCGCTTCGAGACCATCACGTATGGCGAACTCGGCAACCGGGTTTCAGCCCTCGGCCGCGGCTGGGCCGGCGACGCGGTGCGCCCCGGCGACCGCGTCTGCGTGCTCGGCTTCAACAGCGTTGACTACGCCACCATCGACATCGCCCTGGGCACCATCGGGGCAGTGTCGGTGCCGCTGCAGACCAGCGCGGCGATCTCGTCGCTGCAACCGATCGTCGCCGAGACCGAGCCCAGCCTGATCGCCTCCAGCGTCAACCAGCTGCCCGACGCCGTGGAGCTGATCCTGGCCGGCGACCACGTGCCCGGCAAGCTGGTCGTGTTCGACTACCAGCCCGAGGTCGACGACCAGCGCGAGGCCGTGGAGAGCGCCGCCGGGCGGTTGGCCGATGCCGGCGTCGTGGTCGAGGCGCTCGCCGACGTGCTGCGGCGGGGCAAGGACCTGCCGGCCGTCGAGCTGCCGGCGAGCGACGAAGACTCGCTGGCCCTGCTGATCTACACCTCAGGCAGCACCGGCGCGCCCAAGGGCGCGATGTACCCGCAGAGCAACGTCGGCAAGATGTGGCGCCGCGGCAGCAAGAACTGGTTCGGCGAGAGCGCCGCGTCGATCACCCTCAACTTCATGCCGATGAGCCACGTCATGGGGCGCGGCATCCTCTACGGCACGTTGGGCAATGGCGGTACTGCGTACTTCGCCGCCCGTAGTGACCTGTCCACCCTGCTCGAGGACCTCGAGTTGGTGCGGCCCACCGAGATGAACTTCGTCCCCCGCATCTGGGAGACACTGTTCGGTGAATTCCAGCGCCAGGTCGAGCGGCGGCTGGCCGAGGGCGGAGATCGCGAAGCGGTCGAAGCTGCGGTGTTGGAAGAACAGCGCCAGTACCTGCTGGGTGGGCGGTTCATCTTCGCGATGACAGGTTCGGCGCCCACCTCGCCGGAGCTCAAGACGTGGGCCGAGTCACTGCTGCAGATGCACCTGCTGGACGGCTACGGCTCCACCGAGGCCGGAATGGTGTTGTTCGACGGGGAGATTCAGCGTCCGCCGGTCATCGACTACAAGCTGGTCGACGTTCCGGATCTGGGCTACTTCAGCACCGACCGCCCGCATCCGCGCGGTGAGCTGTTGCTGCGCACCGAGAACATGTTCCCCGGTTACTACAAGCGGGCCGAGACCACCGCCAACGTTTTCGACGACGACGGCTACTACCGCACCGGTGACGTGTTCGCCGAGATCGCGCCGGACCGGCTGGTGTACGTCGACCGCCGCAACAACGTGCTCAAGCTCGCGCAGGGCGAGTTCGTCACCCTGGCCAAGCTGGAGGCGGTGTTCGGCAACAGCCCGCTGATCCGCCAGATCTATGTCTACGGCAACAGCGCCCAGCCCTACCTGCTGGCCGTCGTGGTGCCGACCGAAGAGGCGTTGGCGGACAACGCCGTTGAGGCACTCAAGCCCAAGATCGCCGACTCGCTGCAGAAGGTCGCCAAGGAGACCGGCCTGCAGTCTTACGAGGTGCCGCGTGACTTCATCATCGAGACCACGCCGTTCACCCTGGAAAACGGTCTGCTGACCGGTATTCGCAAGCTGGCGTGGCCAAAGCTCAAGGCGCACTACGGGGATCGGCTCGAGCAGATCTACGCCGATCTGGCCGCGGGACAGGCCAACGAGTTGGCCGAACTGCGCCGCAGCGGCGCGGCGGCGCCGGTGCTGCAGACCGTGGGCCGGGCCGCGGCCGCCATGCTGGGGGCTTCGGCCGGCGATCTGTCCGGGGATGCCCACTTCACCGATCTGGGTGGAGACTCGTTGTCGGCGTTGACCTTCGGGAACCTGCTGCGCGAGATCTTCGACGTCGATGTGCCGGTGGGTGTCATCGTCAGCCCGGCCAACGACCTGGCGGCCATCGCCGCCTACATCGAGGCCGAGCGGCAGGGCTCCAAGCGGCCGACGTTCGCCGCCGTGCACGGTCGCGGCGCGACCACGGTGCACGCCAGTGACCTCACGCTCGACAAGTTCCTCGACGAGGCGACCCTGGCCGCCGCGCCCACCTTGCCCAAGCCGGCCACCGAGGTGCGCACCGTGCTGCTGACCGGCGCGACCGGCTTTTTGGGCCGCTACTTGGCGCTGGACTGGCTCGAGCGGATGGACATGGTCGACGGCAAGGTCATCGCCCTGGTGCGGGCAAAGTCCGATGAGGAGGCGCGCGCCCGGCTGGACAAGACCTTCGACAGCGGCGACCCCAAACTGCTGGCGCACTACCAGCAGCTGGCCGCCGACCACTTGGAGGTCATCGCCGGCGACAAGGGCGAGGCCAACCTCGGCCTTGACCAGCAGACCTGGCAACGACTGGCCGACACCGTCGACGTCATCGTCGACCCCGCCGCGCTGGTGAACCACGTGCTGCCCTACAGCGAGCTGTTCGGCCCCAACGCCCTGGGCACCGCGGAGCTGATCCGGATCGCGCTGACGTCCAAGCAGAAGCCGTACACCTACGTGTCGACGATCGGCGTGGGCGACCAGATCCAGCCGGGTGAGTTCGTCGAGAACGCCGACATCCGGCAGATCAGCGCGACCCGCGCGATCAACGACAACTACGCCAACGGCTACGGCAACAGCAAGTGGGCCGGCGAGGTGTTGCTGCGCGAGGCGCACGACCTGTGCGGCCTGCCGGTTTCGGTGTTCCGCTGCGACATGATCCTGGCCGACACCACCTACGCCGGACAGCTCAACCTGCCGGACATGTTCACCCGGCTGATGCTGAGCCTGGTCGCCACCGGTATCGCGCCCGGGTCGTTCTACGAACTAGATGCCGACGGCAACCGGCAGCGGGCGCACTACGACGGCCTGCCGGTCGAGTTCATCGCCGCGGCGATCTCGACGCTGGGGACCCAGATCACCGACAGCGACACCGGCTTCCAGACGTACCACGTGATGAACCCCTACGACGACGGCATCGGCCTGGACGAGTACATCGACTGGCTGGTCGAGGCCGGGTATTCGATCGAGCGCATCGCCGATTACTCCGAGTGGCTGCGCCGGTTCCAGACGTCGCTGCGGGCCCTGCCGGATCGGCAGCGTCAGTACTCGCTGCTGCCGCTGTTGCACAACTACCAGACGCCGGAGAAGCCGATCAACGGCTCGATGGCGCCCACCGAGGTGTTCCGCGCGGCGGTGCAAGAGGCGAAAATCGGCCCCGACAAAGACATTCCGCATGTGTCGGCGCCGGTGATCGTCAAGTACATCACGAACCTGGAGTTGCTCGGTCTGCTCTGA
- the gabT gene encoding 4-aminobutyrate--2-oxoglutarate transaminase, with the protein MASLEQTRQLVTEIPGPVSLELSKRRAAAVSHSVNVSVPVFVARAGGGIIEDVDGNRLIDLGSGIAVTTIGNSAPRVVEAVRAQVAEFTHTCFMVTPYESYVAVAETLNRITPGSGEKRSVLFNSGAEAVENAVKVARAYTRKSAVVAFNHAYHGRTNLTMALTAKSMPYKAGFGPFAPEVYRAPLSYPYRDGLIDKELATDGEKAAARAIRVIDSQIGADNLAALLIEPIQGEGGFIVPAEGFLPTLLDWCRRNDVVFIADEVQTGFARSGAMFACEHEGIEPDLICTAKAIADGLPLSAVTGRANIMDAPHVGGLGGTFGGNPLACAAALATIETIESDGLVERAQRLERLITEPLLRLQAGDDRIGDVRGRGAMIAIELVKSGTAEPDKELTQRLTVAAQAAGVIVLTCGMFGNIIRLLPPLTIGDELLAEGIDILSGLLRDL; encoded by the coding sequence GTGGCCAGCCTCGAGCAGACTCGCCAACTGGTCACCGAGATCCCCGGCCCGGTCTCGCTGGAGCTGAGCAAACGCCGGGCGGCGGCGGTGTCGCACTCGGTCAACGTCTCCGTCCCGGTCTTCGTGGCCCGCGCCGGCGGCGGCATCATCGAGGACGTCGACGGCAACCGCCTCATCGACCTCGGCTCCGGCATCGCGGTGACGACCATCGGCAACTCGGCGCCCCGGGTGGTCGAGGCGGTGCGCGCGCAGGTCGCCGAGTTCACCCACACGTGCTTCATGGTGACGCCGTACGAGTCGTATGTCGCCGTCGCCGAAACCCTCAATCGGATCACCCCGGGCTCCGGCGAGAAGCGCTCGGTGCTGTTCAATTCCGGCGCCGAGGCCGTCGAGAACGCCGTCAAGGTCGCGCGCGCCTACACGCGCAAGTCCGCCGTGGTGGCGTTCAACCACGCTTACCACGGCCGCACGAACCTGACGATGGCGCTGACCGCGAAATCCATGCCCTACAAGGCCGGCTTCGGCCCGTTCGCGCCCGAGGTCTACCGGGCGCCGCTGTCCTACCCCTATCGGGACGGCCTGATCGACAAGGAACTGGCCACCGACGGGGAAAAGGCCGCCGCGCGGGCCATCCGGGTCATCGACAGCCAGATCGGCGCCGACAACCTCGCCGCCCTCCTCATCGAACCGATCCAGGGCGAAGGCGGGTTCATCGTCCCGGCCGAGGGATTCCTGCCCACCCTGCTGGACTGGTGCCGCAGAAACGACGTGGTGTTCATCGCCGACGAGGTGCAAACCGGGTTCGCGCGGTCGGGCGCCATGTTCGCCTGCGAACACGAGGGCATCGAGCCCGACTTGATCTGCACCGCCAAAGCCATCGCTGACGGGCTGCCCCTGTCGGCGGTCACCGGCCGGGCCAACATCATGGACGCGCCGCACGTCGGCGGCCTGGGCGGCACCTTCGGCGGAAACCCCCTGGCCTGCGCGGCGGCGCTGGCCACGATCGAGACGATCGAGAGCGACGGCTTGGTCGAACGGGCCCAGCGGCTGGAACGGCTGATCACCGAACCGCTGCTGCGGCTGCAGGCCGGCGACGACCGGATCGGTGACGTCCGCGGCCGGGGCGCCATGATCGCGATCGAATTGGTGAAGTCGGGGACCGCCGAGCCCGACAAGGAGCTGACCCAGCGGCTCACTGTCGCCGCCCAGGCGGCCGGCGTCATCGTCCTGACCTGCGGCATGTTCGGCAACATCATCCGGCTGCTGCCCCCGCTGACGATCGGCGACGAACTGCTGGCCGAGGGCATCGACATCCTGAGCGGGTTGTTGCGCGACCTGTAA
- a CDS encoding DUF1304 domain-containing protein, whose product MITTALLFAALAALLHVYIFVMESLTWTSPRTRATFGTTPAEAETTKLLAFNQGFYNLFLAIVTVIGIAVIALGHTDVGAGLVFAGIGSMAAAAVVLLVSAPDKGRAALAQGTFPAMAIVLLLLGLQ is encoded by the coding sequence ATGATCACGACCGCGCTGCTGTTCGCCGCGCTGGCGGCGTTACTGCACGTCTACATCTTTGTGATGGAATCGTTGACCTGGACCTCGCCGCGCACACGCGCCACCTTCGGCACCACCCCCGCGGAAGCCGAGACCACCAAGCTGCTCGCCTTCAACCAAGGCTTCTACAACTTGTTCCTCGCCATCGTCACCGTCATCGGCATCGCCGTAATTGCGTTGGGACACACCGATGTTGGCGCGGGACTGGTTTTCGCCGGCATCGGATCGATGGCCGCGGCCGCGGTGGTGCTGCTGGTGTCCGCACCCGACAAGGGGCGGGCCGCGCTCGCCCAGGGCACCTTCCCGGCGATGGCGATCGTGCTGCTGTTGCTCGGCCTTCAGTAG
- a CDS encoding ABC transporter substrate-binding protein, whose protein sequence is MAARYRETGADRGALTVRPNIALWISAGLAVVLAAGFLMTACSGSAASEVDYVVDGPLNTYNTNTVAGAASAGAQAFARTLTGFSYHGPGGQIVADRDFGTVSVVGGTPLVLDYQIADNAVYSDGKPLTCDDIVLAWAAQSGRFPEFNAATQGGYIDIANVECIPGQKKARVSFVPDRGVVDYTQLFTATSLMPSHVIADQLNVDVTAALLSHNAPLVQQVAKLWNTIWDLKPGVDLKRFPSSGPYKIGSVLEGGAVVLVANDRWWGPRAITKRITVWPQGPDIQDRVNNRTVDVVDVAAGSSGTLATPDNYERSDAPSDGIEQLIFAPQGPLSAPKARRAVALCTPRDALAHDAGTPIANSRLSPAGDDAVTAADGATEAGPFRKADPVAARNALGGAPLAVRIGYQGPNARLAVNVGVITKSCAAAGITVTGVTLDASGPQALRDGKIDALLASTGGATGSGSTGSSALDAYALHTGNGNNLSGYSNPQVDGAIGALAVSADAAERVRLLAETAPILWGDMPTLPLYRQQRTLLMSKKMYAVSNNPTRWGVGWNMDRWALVQ, encoded by the coding sequence ATGGCCGCCAGGTACCGGGAAACTGGGGCCGATCGTGGCGCGCTAACCGTCCGGCCGAACATCGCGCTGTGGATCAGCGCCGGGCTGGCGGTGGTGCTGGCCGCGGGCTTTTTGATGACCGCGTGCTCCGGTAGCGCCGCCTCCGAGGTCGATTACGTGGTCGACGGCCCGCTGAACACCTACAACACCAACACCGTCGCCGGCGCCGCCTCGGCCGGGGCGCAGGCATTCGCCCGCACACTCACCGGGTTCAGCTACCACGGCCCCGGCGGGCAGATCGTCGCCGACCGCGACTTCGGCACCGTCTCGGTGGTCGGCGGCACGCCGCTGGTGCTGGACTACCAGATCGCCGACAACGCCGTCTACTCCGACGGCAAGCCACTGACCTGCGACGATATCGTCCTCGCCTGGGCGGCCCAGTCCGGCCGCTTCCCGGAATTCAACGCCGCCACCCAGGGCGGCTATATCGACATCGCCAACGTCGAGTGCATCCCCGGGCAAAAGAAGGCGCGGGTGTCGTTCGTCCCGGACCGCGGTGTCGTCGACTACACCCAGCTGTTCACCGCGACCTCGCTGATGCCCTCGCACGTCATCGCCGACCAGCTCAACGTCGACGTCACCGCGGCGCTGCTCAGCCACAACGCGCCGCTGGTGCAGCAGGTCGCGAAGCTGTGGAACACGATCTGGGACCTCAAACCGGGTGTCGATCTCAAACGCTTCCCGTCGTCGGGGCCCTACAAGATCGGGTCCGTCCTGGAGGGCGGGGCGGTGGTGCTCGTCGCCAACGACCGGTGGTGGGGGCCCAGGGCCATCACCAAGCGGATCACGGTGTGGCCGCAGGGGCCCGACATCCAGGACCGCGTCAACAACCGCACGGTCGACGTGGTGGACGTCGCCGCGGGCTCGTCGGGAACGCTGGCCACGCCCGACAACTACGAGCGCTCGGACGCGCCGTCGGACGGCATCGAGCAGCTGATCTTCGCCCCGCAGGGGCCGCTTTCGGCGCCCAAGGCGCGCCGGGCCGTCGCGCTGTGCACGCCGCGCGACGCGCTGGCCCACGACGCGGGGACACCGATCGCCAATTCACGCCTGAGCCCCGCCGGCGACGACGCGGTCACCGCGGCCGACGGGGCCACCGAGGCCGGCCCGTTCCGCAAGGCGGACCCGGTCGCCGCCCGCAACGCGCTGGGCGGCGCGCCGCTGGCGGTGCGGATCGGCTACCAGGGGCCCAACGCGCGGCTCGCGGTCAACGTCGGCGTCATCACCAAATCGTGCGCCGCGGCCGGTATCACCGTCACCGGCGTCACCCTGGACGCCTCGGGCCCGCAGGCGCTCCGGGACGGGAAGATCGACGCGTTGCTGGCCAGCACGGGCGGCGCGACCGGCAGCGGCTCGACGGGGTCCTCGGCGCTGGACGCGTACGCCCTGCACACCGGCAACGGCAACAACCTGTCCGGATACAGCAATCCCCAGGTCGACGGCGCGATCGGGGCGCTGGCGGTGTCCGCCGATGCCGCCGAGCGCGTCAGGCTGCTGGCCGAAACCGCGCCGATACTCTGGGGCGACATGCCGACCCTGCCGTTGTACCGGCAGCAGCGCACGTTGCTGATGTCCAAGAAGATGTACGCGGTGAGCAACAACCCGACCCGGTGGGGCGTGGGCTGGAACATGGACCGATGGGCCCTGGTGCAGTGA
- the secD gene encoding protein translocase subunit SecD, producing the protein MASSSAPVHPARYLSVFLVLLIGVYLLVFLTGDKRAAPKLGIDLQGGTRVTLTARTPDGSRPSREALAQAQQIIGARVNGLGVSGSEVVVDGDNLIITVPGNDGNEARNLGQTARLYIRPVLNSMPAQSAEPKPPARQPAGGQPAPNGQPAPAEPVPGGQPAPGGQPAPGQPAPPAGQPAPGGKPGAQPRPYPQEPPPVPSPAPPAPAPAPGAPAPAPAAPAGEAPPAEAPAQPDPRKDLAERIADEKKWRQSTRQGIQFLALQFQATRCDKEDILAGNDDPTQPLITCSTDHKVAYLLGPSIVSGDQIQDATSSQNQRGIGYVVDLQFKSAAANTWADFTAAHIGTQTAFTLDSQVVSAPMIQEAIPGGRTQISGGDPPFTAATAKQLANVLKYGSLPLSFEASEAQTVSATLGLTSLRAGLIAGAIGLILVLLYSLLYYRVLGLLTALSLAASGAMVFAILVILGRQINYTLDLAGIAGLIIGIGTTADSFVVFFERIKDEIREGRSFRSAVPRGWTRARKTIVSGNAVTFLAAAVLYALAIGQVKGFAFTLGLTTILDLVVVFLVTWPLVYLASKSPTLAKPAYNGLGAIQQVARERRGSSQVKTGRG; encoded by the coding sequence GTGGCATCGTCTTCGGCGCCGGTGCACCCTGCCCGCTACCTGTCGGTCTTCTTGGTGTTGCTCATCGGCGTCTACCTGCTGGTGTTCCTCACCGGCGACAAGCGGGCCGCCCCCAAGCTCGGGATCGACCTGCAGGGCGGCACCCGCGTGACGCTGACCGCGCGCACACCGGACGGCTCGCGTCCCAGTCGCGAGGCGCTGGCGCAGGCGCAGCAGATCATCGGCGCCCGGGTCAACGGGCTCGGCGTCTCGGGTTCGGAGGTCGTCGTCGACGGCGACAACCTGATCATCACGGTCCCGGGCAACGACGGCAATGAGGCCCGCAACCTGGGCCAGACGGCCCGGCTGTACATCCGTCCGGTGCTCAACTCGATGCCGGCCCAAAGCGCCGAGCCCAAGCCCCCGGCGCGCCAGCCCGCGGGGGGCCAGCCGGCGCCCAACGGCCAGCCCGCGCCCGCTGAACCCGTGCCGGGCGGCCAGCCCGCGCCGGGCGGTCAGCCCGCCCCGGGCCAGCCGGCTCCGCCGGCGGGCCAGCCCGCACCCGGCGGCAAGCCGGGCGCGCAGCCCCGGCCTTACCCGCAGGAACCGCCGCCGGTGCCCAGCCCCGCGCCTCCCGCACCCGCTCCGGCCCCCGGTGCCCCGGCGCCCGCGCCAGCCGCCCCTGCCGGGGAGGCGCCGCCGGCCGAGGCGCCCGCCCAGCCGGACCCGCGCAAGGACCTCGCAGAGCGCATCGCCGACGAGAAGAAATGGCGGCAGAGCACCCGGCAGGGCATTCAATTTTTGGCCCTGCAGTTCCAGGCGACGCGCTGCGACAAAGAAGACATCCTGGCCGGCAACGACGACCCCACCCAGCCGTTGATCACCTGCTCGACCGACCACAAGGTGGCCTACCTGCTGGGGCCGTCCATCGTCAGCGGTGATCAGATCCAGGACGCCACCTCGAGCCAGAACCAGCGCGGCATCGGCTACGTCGTCGACCTTCAGTTCAAGTCCGCGGCGGCCAACACCTGGGCGGACTTCACCGCCGCCCATATCGGCACCCAGACGGCGTTCACGCTCGACTCTCAGGTCGTCAGCGCCCCGATGATCCAAGAAGCCATCCCCGGCGGGCGCACCCAGATCAGCGGTGGCGACCCGCCGTTCACCGCGGCGACCGCCAAGCAGCTGGCCAACGTCCTGAAATACGGTTCGCTGCCGTTGTCGTTCGAGGCGTCGGAAGCCCAAACCGTCTCGGCGACATTGGGTTTGACGTCGCTGCGCGCGGGGCTGATCGCCGGCGCGATCGGCCTGATCCTGGTGCTGCTGTATTCGCTGCTCTATTACCGGGTGCTGGGACTGCTCACGGCGCTGTCGCTGGCCGCTTCGGGCGCAATGGTTTTCGCGATCCTGGTGATCCTGGGCCGCCAGATCAACTACACCCTGGACCTGGCGGGCATCGCGGGTCTGATCATCGGTATCGGTACCACCGCCGACTCCTTCGTAGTCTTCTTCGAACGCATCAAAGACGAGATCCGCGAAGGGCGTTCGTTCCGGTCAGCGGTGCCTCGAGGGTGGACGCGGGCGCGGAAGACGATCGTGTCGGGCAACGCGGTCACCTTCCTGGCCGCCGCGGTGCTGTACGCGCTGGCGATCGGACAGGTGAAGGGCTTCGCATTCACGTTGGGCCTCACCACGATCCTTGACCTGGTGGTGGTGTTCCTGGTGACCTGGCCGCTGGTCTACCTGGCCTCCAAGTCACCGACGTTGGCGAAACCCGCGTACAACGGCCTGGGCGCGATCCAGCAGGTCGCCCGCGAACGCCGGGGTTCGTCGCAGGTCAAGACGGGACGGGGATGA